In Flavobacteriales bacterium, the DNA window CCATCACCTGATTCAAAGAATTCTCAACGATACCGGTAGCCGTTACAGAACGGGCAGCAGACTCAGTTGAGCTGAATTCACCTCCAGCTAGGATGACATTTCCACCACCATCGGTCACGCTGAATGAACCTTCTCCGAAACCGCAGCAGATCCCATCTCCATAGTCGTCTACTATCAAGAATTCATAGCAGCCATTATCAGGAATGATCACCTCTTCATCATAGATTGTATTGTTAGCATAAGCTCCTGGGTCACCTGGTCCTGCTGATTGTGCTCCACCTCCGTTGGGGCCCACATCTGTATTACCCCCTGCAGCTACCAGAACACCGCTATCTACCGAGCGGATCTCCCAATAGGTCTCATAGCCATAATCATCGGTCTCGATCAATACGGTCCAGACATTGTCCGCCTCTTCAGCCGAAGTGATGCTGGCCGTGGTCATGTCATTGGCATTATTCTCATCGGAAACGCCATTCGGTTGAGATACGCTGATCTCTATTGTGTTGGTTCCGCTGGTCGGTGTGAATTCGGCCATTGTCAGATTTGCTGTCTCGCCTTGCGCTAGATTTCCTACCCAGTTGAAATCCGCTTGTGCCACTCCATTATACGTGCTGGAAATAGTTGCAGAAGTCAGTGCTTCAGAACCCGCATTGCGCAGAATGAAGGTGGGGAAGAAGGGCTCCAAGTCACAGATGAGTTCCGGGATATCCAGTATGCCCTGACTGGCGGCATCATTGGCATAGATAACATCATACGGGCAGTACATATCTGTGATGAGTGTATTGGTGTTACCCGGATCCAAATGATCTTTCAATCGGCTCGTACTACTCGTACCATCCCAAGCCTCGCCTACGCGACCATAGAAGTCATAGAGTCCATTGTTCACGGTCCCATTGCAGGCGGCTGCTCCACCTGAAAGAACTCCGATCACACGTCCGTCCTGATTGAACAAGGGACTACCGGAAGAACCTGGTTCGGTGACCCCGTCTTCCCATTGGTTGATGTACCACATGCGGGTCTGAGGATTCCCATTGAAATTGACATTTTGATGGAAGGGAGCATTGTTCTCGAAACAGATCTTCTTCACATCACCACCTGGGTGATGGACTCCTACCGCACTTGTCACATTCTGGATATCTGTGGCATCATACCCTGTGAAGCATGGTTCATAGGATGCAGGGATATTGCTATTCAACTCGATCAGTGCAAAGTCCGCATTGTTTCCACTGGCGAGAAGAGATCCTCCTGAAATAGATTGGTTGGTAGGTCCAGTACTTCCGGTGCAGGTAGCTGATTCATGATTGAAGTAGTACATCCAATTGCTTGGATTGCCGAGACAGTGGTTGGCCGTCATGAAGAGCGGGGTCTCGTCCTGGTTCACATTGTTGACCATGGAACCGGAGCATACACCCCCTCCTTGAACGATGATCACTGTAGCTCTTTTCTGATTGACCCAAGGCAGACCTTCAGGGCAGTTGACATTGATATTGCATGGCCCACTGCTACCGAATGGTCCCTTTTTCACATCCCAATATCCAAGTACCGAGCGATAGCCGTGGGTGATCTGTGAGATATGGAATGAAGCACCCGTAGTAGCTAAAGGAGCGATGTATTCGATGACGATCTCTTCTCCTCCGATTAAGCCAACTGGGAAGATGCCACTTTCTCTATTGTTCTCATACGTGAATGCACCTTTCACCTCTTTACCATCAGCACTATAGACGAATACCTGAGCTCCTTCTGGGAGATGGAAATCATCCACCAAGAAGTTGACACTCAAAGCCTCTGGACAACGGATGCCCATTCTGCGTATCTCAGTTCCCTTGTGGATCTGGGCTGAAGAGAATTCAAAGAAGTCGATGTCGACTTCATGATCGATACCGAAACGGTACATAGTCTCCTTGTACTGGTCGGTGACCTCGTCCTGTGCGCGTACAGTCTCCATGTCGACTGCAGGAGTCGCATAGACCGGCACTTGGCTTTGGATTGCTTTCGATTGGATGGCCAGAGGTGAACCTCCGTGTTCTATCTGAGCGGATAGGCCGAGACCTATGCATAGGATGCTGAATGTGAGTAAGTGTTTTTTCATTGAATTGATAATTCTGGGTTGAAAGGACCGATTTCCTGGTCTCGCTCAAATATACAGCCTGTGGTGGAGGAGGTGCGATCAATGCATTTCCAATTATTGCACGATCATCAGAGTCCTTAGTGCTGTTTTTCCAATTCCTGTTGCATGGAACGCATCAGATCCCGCAGACGTGCGGCCTCGATGAAGTCCAAATCTTTGGCTGCTGCTTGCATCTGTGCTTTGGTATTGGCTATGGCTGCTTCCAAGGATCCTTTATCGGAATAATCCACCTCTACCTCAGCGGCCAGTCTTATTTCCTCGTCCTGAGCATACCGCTTACGGCTCTTCTGGTTATTGGCCACCATGGTCTTACGCATGATCTCCTCCTTGCTGCGGCTGATCTGTTGAGGAGTGATGCCATGCTCCTCGTTGTATTGCATCTGAATGGTCCTCCTGCGTTCGGTCTGCTCGATAGTCAGTCGCATGCTGTCCGTCACCTTATCTGCATACATGATGACCATCCCATTGATATTCCGAGCTGCTCTTCCAACCGTCTGCACCAGTGATCGCTCCGAGCGTAGGAATCCTTCTTTATCGGCATCGAGAATGGCCACCAGACTCACCTCAGGTAGATCCAATCCTTCACGTAGAAGGTTCACACCTACCAGCACATCGAATTGTCCCAATCGCAGTTCGCGTATGATCTCTATCCGGTCGATGGTATCCACATCCGAGTGGATGTAGCGGGTGCGTACACCGTGTCTGTCCAGGTATTTGGTGAGTTCCTCGGCCATTCGCTTGGTCAATGTGGTGCAGAGTACACGTTCGTCCCGCTCGGTGCGAAGCTGTATCTCGTGCATGAGATCATCCACTTGATTCTGGGTAGGACGCACTTCGATGCGCGGATCGAGTAATCCAGTAGGTCGTATGATCTGTTCTACCACTACACCTTCGCTCTTCTCTAACTCATAGTCACCCGGAGTGGCACTCACAAAGATCCATTGAGGGATCAAGGACTCGAACTCCTCATATTTCAACGGGCGATTATCCATAGCAGCCGGCAGTCGGAATCCATGTTCTACGAGATTGACCTTACGCGATCGGTCACCTCCGTACATGGCCTTTATCTGCGAATTGGTCACATGACTCTCATCCATGAAGAACATGAAGTCATCCGGGAAATAGTCTATGATGCAGAAAGGACGTTGGCCGGGTTCACGCTTGTCGAAATACCTGGAATAGTTCTCGATTCCTGAGCAATAGCCTAGTTCTCGCATCATCTCGATATCGTATTCAGTGCGCTCTTGAAGTCGCTTGGCCTCCAGGGGCTTACCTATCTCCTTGAAGTAGTCCACCTGCTTGACCATGTCCTGCTGGATCTCCCATATGGCCTCATTCTGGGTCTTGCGTGTGGTCACGAAGATGTTGGCCGGGTAGATTTGGACTTCCTTCAGTTCATACAGCTTGTTCCTAGTCTCGATATCGAAGGCTTCGATCGCCTCGATCTCATCGTCCCAGAAGAGGATCTTTATCGCATGGTCGGCATAGGCCAGAAAGATGTCCACCACATCTCCCTTGACCCGGAAATTTCCGCGCTCGGGTGCATGGTCATTCCTAGAATAGAGGGAAGTGACCAAGTGATTCAAGAACATATTGCGGCTGATCTTCTGACCTACCTGGAGTTTGATGACATTCTTGTAGAACTCGGTGGGATTGCCGATACCATAGATACACGATACCGAAGCCACCACGATGATATCCCGCCTACCGGAGAGGAGGGAAGAGGTCGTGCTCAATCTGAGCTTCTCGATCTCCTCATTGATCGAGAGGTCTTTTTCGATATAGGTATTGGTAGTCGGCAGGAATGCTTCAGGCTGGTAATAGTCGTAGTACGAGACAAAGTATTCTACCAGATTATCCGGGAAGAATTCCTTGAACTCGGAGTAGAGTTGTGCTGCCAATGTCTTATTGTGACTCAGGATCAATGTCGGCCGATTGAGTCGCTCGATCACATTGGCCATGGTAAAAGTCTTACCTGATCCGGTCACACCCATGAGCGTCTGATAGCGTGAGCCTTCCTTAGCACCTTCGACTAGTTGGTCTATGGCTTGGGGTTGGTCCCCTGTAGGACTGAAAGGGCTTTTTAGTTTGAAATCCATTGGGAAAAAGACAATCCTTCAAAGGTAAAGCATCGTTCGCTCCATTTTTCGGGTCATTCCAGTGTATCCGCTTATTTTCGTAACGAAATGATATTCAAGAAGATTCTCCACTATCTCGATCCTCGCACCTACTTCTCAAAGTCAGAAGCACCCATTAATCTGAAGTTGATGCACGGGATAAATAGGATATCCATCCTTCTCTTCTTGGTATGTCTCTGCGTGTTGTTATACCGATGGTTCACCTGAACCTATCCAATCCGTCCCTGTCCAGATCTTCCAGCTTGCGATGGCTTGACCTTCCAGCATCCGTTGCCCATTGATAGTAAGCGCTCCACACTCTTTTGCTTTGGAGAGTAGGAGGGTCTCCTCAGGATTGTAGATCAGATCGTAGACCAGGTTCCATGGTCCTAGATGTTCAAAGGGAATAGGAGGGGCGTCTTCTACATTCGGAAAGGTGCCTGAAGGTGTTGTATTGATGATCAAAGGAAAATAGCGTAGTGCCTTGTCATTCAGATCTTTGTAAGTAACATCTCCCTTTTCAGGATTCCGTGACACTTTCAAGAATTCGATTCCCATATTCTGCAGCACATAGGCGATGGCTTTGCTCGCTCCTCCGGTGCCAAGGATAAGCGCCTTGTGATGCGTTGACTTCAAGATGGGACGCAAGGAATCCCTGAAGCCGATGATGTCCGTATTATGCCCTACGAGTCGGTCTTCTATCATCTGAATACAGTTGACAGCACCTATCGCCTCGGCCTCAGGGCTTAGCTCGTCCATGCGTTGCAGAATCGACTCCTTGTAGGGAATGGTGACATTCAATCCAGCATATCCTTTGAGTAGCGTATCGTCAAGTTCTTCTAAAGAAGCAACATCGATCAAGTCATAGATACAGGCCATACCAGCCTGTTCAAAGGCAGAATTGAAGAAGGTAGGAGAGAAGCTATATTCCAGATTCCTACCTATCAGCCCGTACTTGGAAACACCAGTCATACTGCAGGATCAGGCCCATCTTCTGGACTAGTGATGTGGTCCATGCGAGAGAGCAGATAGACGATGGCCAGTCCCAGTAGGAACATCCCAATGGCCGGCAAGAGCAATGGTTCTCCTATCCCGATTTCTGCATAGGTGGTAGGCCAGATATTGTCTTGAAGAAGCGGCACTTCTTCTCCCTTACTGTTGATGCGAGTAGAGAGGGTCTCTTTCCATGGCCAGACCTTTGCCAGAGATCCGAGCATGAACCCTGTGAGCATCGCAATCGTGATGCGATAGTGGGATTTGAAGAGATATCGTAAAATCTTGGAAAAACCTATCAGACCGATCAGAGCACCAGCAGCAAATACTACTATGATCTTGCCGTGAGCTACCAGGTCATCAAAAAGATCACCGATAGCACCAAGCACCGTAGCATATGAACCCAGGAGCAGCAGGATGAAACTTCCTGATATTCCGGGTAGGATCATCGCACTGATGGCGATCGCTCCCGACATGAACACATAGAGTAGACCTACCTCTCCACCACTAGGAGTCAGTGTAGTGATGACATAGGCTATACACGCACCTACGATGAATGTGATCAGCTCGGCCGGTCGAGTCCATTTGATATCCTTGCCGATGTACACGGCAGAAGCGATGATCAGGCCGAAGAAGAAGGACCATACCAGTACAGGTTGCTCGGCCAGAAGCGTGGAAATGAATTTGGCCAGAGCCACAATGCTGAGAATGATTCCAAGACCCAGAGAGAGTAAGAAGGGACCGTTGATATGACGGTAAAAGGGAAGTGGTCCTTTCTTGAAAAGCACCTTGAGGCTTTCTTGATCCAGGCGTCCTATAGAATCGACCAATTCTTGGTAGATACCTGTGATGAAAGCAATGGTTCCTCCTGACACACCCGGAATCACATCGGCTGCACCCATGGCCATTCCCTTGAAGAATACGCTTAGCTTATTGGAAAAGGATTCCATAATGGATTGGGATGATCACTTGACCGCACTACCTGTGCCAATGTCAGCGGGGAGGTAGCTGAAGAAGGTATCTCCTCGTAGTCCCAGTCGCAGGCACTCACATGGAATCACCTCGTTGGGAGCGATGTTCCCTAGATTCACATTGGCCCCGAGCAATTTGATGAACCAGACTTGCTGGGCCTTTTGTGGGGCTTCCCAGAGTATGTCCTTCTTGGGCACCTTGTTGAGGATCTTGTTGACCAGTACACTATGGGCCGTTCCATTGGGGCGATAGATACCTACTGTTCCGCTCTCACGCGCCTCAGCGATCACCTTCCAGCTCCCAGCTTCCAGTTCCTTGTTCATCATGGAGATCCACTTCTGGGGAGAGATGAATATCCCTTCCTCTTTGGATCCCACTTCGGATAGTACGGTGAAGTCTTTGGAGAACTCCTTGATGAGTTTGCATTTCCGCTGATGCGAAATGGAGATGGAGCCATCCGATATCTCTACGGTATCGATCTCGTGCTTGATGCAGAAGTCGCGATATTCATTGACCATGCCCCTGATCAAGTAGGCTTCGAAAAGGGTTCCGCCCAGATATACCCTGCACCCCGCTTCTTTGTAGATAGCGATCTTTCGGTCCAGATCCTGAGTAACATAGGAGGTTCCAAAGCCGAACTTCACCAGATCGACCAATTCGCCACAGGACGATATCATATCCTCTGCCTCTCTTACACTCAAGCCCTTATCCATGACCATGGTAAGGCCTCTCTTCCTGGGCTTTCGGAATCTATTGGGAACGTGGGGTAAGCTCTGACTCATTCGTGTCGGTCGCAATCAAGTAGCTCGATGGCTTGTGAGTCCTCGAAGATATCAGGATAATATGAACGAAGCTCTTCTGTGGGTTCATGTCTTTCCAACATCATTTCGAGCAGGACCAGACATTCTGTTCTTTGGCCGAGTTCATATAGGACCTTTATACCCCGATGATAGATTATAGGTTGATCACCTTCGTCTTCGAAACAGACTTGCACTTTGTCCAAAGCAGTCTCTAATTCCCCCGCTCGTATCAAAGCATCGATCTGACCCAATCGATATTCGAGCTTCTTATCTGAAAGTTGCAAGGAGCGTTCGAAACATAGTTGACTCTTCTCGAATCGATCATTCCTCGAAAGCAGTTCAGCGAAGATGTACCAATACTCGGCATTGTCCGGCTCTAGACCGACAACGGTCTCCATTTGGCTCAAGGCCTTGCCAGAGTCATCCAGATGTTCACTTACGATAGCATGTCCGAGCCTGGCCTCGATATGCTCCGGTGAGATGTCCAGGGCCTTCAGGAAATAGTCATTGGCCAATGGGTATTCTTCCAGTTGCTCATAGCACTCACCTATACTACAGATCACCGTGGGGTCATCGGGCAGGATACCATTCAGTTGTTTGAAGACTTCCAGCGAAGACGGATAATCGTCATTGTGGAAGAAAGCAGAACCCTTTCCGGCCAAAGCAATGATGTGGTCCTCATCGATTGCCAGTGCATAATCGAAAGCACTCAAAGCTCGATCTACCTCTCCGTGATGGAGATAGCATTCGGCCAGTTCGAGCCAGGCAGGAAACGAATAAGGGTGCTCATCTGTACGCTTTCGGAAATATCGGATCCCTTCTTCTACGATATCTGCTTTGATGAAAGCCTGACGTAGTTCCAGGTGTGCCAATTCCAATTGAGGATCTGCTGCAATGGCATTCTTCCACGCGGCAATGGCCTCGAGGAGATTTGATTTGTGTGTGTATTGTTCGGCCAGTTGGATATTCAGCTTCACACGATCCCTAACACCTGAACTGTTCAAGAGATTCTCGATAAGGACAATGGCCTTATCATGGTCACCTCGATAGGTATATGCCTCGATCTTAAGGGCCATGAGTTCCTCGTCATTGGGATGAAGTAATTCAAAGCTGCTGATGACCCGCAGGCAGTCCTCGATATTTCCAGAGAGAAGTGCGATATGCGCCTTGCGCAAGGAAAGGTCAAAAGATTCTGGATGCTGTACCAAGCCTTTCTCGATGGCCAGACTCGCTTCTTCCAGGTCGAAGAGATTGACATAATGGTCGATGATGCTCTGGAATTCTTCTACATCGAAGAACTCGTCCCTTTTCTCTTTGAGCAATCTGATATAACGCTGGACGACAGGTGAGGAGGGGAGTCCTTCGTAGTCATCGTTCTGGTCTTCGAATTGATTCTCCAAATAGGTCTCCTTTTGGTCTGAATCAAATATATAGGGGCATGTAAGGGCCGTAAATAACCCCTAGTGGGGAGTTGTCAACAGATCATCCTTCTGGTAGAACGCTTCGCCATTTACCTTGATCGAACGAGATAAGTGCTTAAGAACTAGCAAGAAGAACAGCATCTGACCATCAGCTACTTTTCATCAGGGTGTTGAAGAGTCGCAAGAATCCTTTGAATGCACTAGGTCAGTTTCATAGAAAGGGATTCCTATTCACGGTCCTGCTGTGATCGATCAAGGGATTCAATTGACGGACCAGCTCTTGAAAAGGACGGTCAGAATAGAGTACTTCTTCCAGACCATTCTCCCTTTGGGAAAGAGCATGAGCCGATCGCCCCAGTATGTTTAGCATCCACGAGCAGAACCATCTACTGCCCAATGGATAGGACAGCGATTTCCCAAGAGCGATATCTGGTGCGATAGCCTCCATCAATTCCTTCGCATAGCAGCTTGCTGCTTGATTCATCGACATACCGGACACTCTGTTCTTGACAAAACCGGCACTGAGCCTTCCGCTGATCATAGCTTGTGGTATACCGTTGGCCGAGATAAGATCGATCAGTCCAGCAGCGTCTCCGGTCAAAAGCGCACCATCCTGTATGGATTCCCTGCGCATAGTGGCCAATGGTAGTCTGGCTCCCCGGACCTGAGATTCAACATGCGCATCAGAGAATATGTCTTTCAATCGCTCATCTTGATCGATTGCGGATTCCAATTCACTGCGCAGATTCAATCGGCCCTTCTGCATCCGGTCCTTCCGGATGACCATATTCACATTGAAGACTCCTTGGGTCAAGGGGGCGATATATAAACCTCCAGGCATCCATTTCTTGGATAGGAACAAGTGGCACCTATCCGCATCCAGGCCTTTCAGTCCCCTGAAATAGGCCCTGATGCCCACTGCTTCATGACGTGATGAAGTATCCTGGCCATCTGGCCTTGGATCTTTGATGCCCCCATATGCGAGAACACAGTGTTCGGCCATATAGGTCCCTCCCTTATCGGTGAAGATGGTGTGTCTTCCATTCTGAAATTTACGACCGGTCATTCGGACACCATCGAATGCTGTCACATACTCCTGGTCACTGACTCTATTCCAGAGATCACGGTCCATATCCGATCTGGAAATAGCATAGCATGAAGGTGTATGAGGGTTTTCATCAAGTCCTTTGAATGGAATATCCAGCTGATGTTCCTCTGTGTGAACTCGAGTCGACCAGATGGCTCGTGCTTTTCCGGTAGTCACCCACTTTTCTATGATACCAGGAGCAGCACGCTCTATCTCTCGAATGGCCTTGCTCGTGATGATGTCAGCACATACCTTGTCCCGAGGCATAGTCTGAGCTTCCAAGATGAGTGAGGAGATACCCATTTCCGCCATGTGTGAGGCTGCCATCAGACCCGATGGTCCTCCACCTATGATACATACCGGTATCTTTTTCACTAGCATCGCATCAAATATAGTATTGGGCTATTCTCACATGCTCTGTATACTTGCTTCAAACATTCTTGCTATGAAATCCCATATTCCTGTTCTTATATTTCTCATGCTCATTCTGGCTTCTTGTCAAGAGTCAGAACAGGCAGCTTCCGTAGAGAAGCCGGTAGAGACCACTGAACTTAGCGACCCGCGCACTACCTATGCAGAGGTAGACTTGGTCACTGATGTCGACCTGCTCAATGAGAATGAGAAGGCGGTCATTCCTCTGCTTATAGAAGCTTCCAAACACATGGACTCCATATTCTGGCTCCAGTCCTACGGTCCTGAAGCAGAGTTGATGGCCAAATTGGACAAAGAGGCCGATCGCAGATTTGCCAAGGTCAACTACGGTCCATGGGACCGATTGAATGACAACCTCCCCTTTGTAGAGGGATTCGGCCCGAAGCCGCCAGGTGCCGGGTTCTATCCAGAAGACATGACCGATGAGGAATTCCAATCACTGGATGCTGAGGACAAGACCAGTCTGTACACTACCATTCGCAGAGATGCTCAAGGCAAGCTGGTGAGTATACCCTATTCGCAGGATTATGCCTACAATACCGAGGCTGCTGCACGTCTCTTAGAGTCAGCTGCTGAACTAAGTGAGGACAAGGAATTCAGCAACTATCTCACCCTACGGGCCCAAGCATTGAGAGAAGACTCTTTCGATGCAAGTGATATCGCTTGGTTGGATATGAAGGACAACCATCTCGACATCATCATAGGCCCCATAGAGAATTACGAGGATAAACTGTATGGCTATAAAGCCGCCCATGAAGCCTATGTATTGGTAAAAGATATGGAATGGAGCAAGAAGCTGGACCGATTCGTAGCCTTCCTACCTGGCCTTCAAGAAGGACTTCCCGTACCAGATGCCTATAAGCAGGAGTCTCCTGGTAGGGATTCTCAATTGAATGCCTATGACGTGATCTACTATGCCGGCGATTGTAATAGCGGCAGCAAGACCATCGCTGTCAATCTACCCAACGATGAGGAGATACAGACCAGCAAAGGCACCCGCAGGTCACAGCTCAAGAATGCTATGCAGGCAAAGTATGATCGCATACTCGTCCCCATCAGCGATGTGCTCATAGATGAGGCCCAGCGCAAGCACATCACATTCAACGCCTTCTTCTCCAACACCATGTTCCATGAAGTGGCACACGGACTAGGAATCAAGAACACCATCAATGGAAGAGGCACTGTAAGAGAAGCTTTGAAAGCGGACTTCTCAGCATTGGAAGAAGGTAAGGCGGATATCCTAGGCCTATATATGGTAGATGAACTCTACAATCAAGGTGAGATAGAAGAAGGAACCTTAGAGGACTACTATGTCACTTTTCTGGCGAGTATATTCCGATCGGTCCGATTCGGTGCTTCCAGCGCACATGGAAAAGCGAATATGCTCCGATTCAATTTCTTCAAAGAACGTAATGCGTTCATAAGGGATGAAACAACGGGTACATATCGCGTGGATATGGAGCAGATGAAAAAAGCGATGGATGAGCTGAGTGAAGTGATCCTCACGCTTCAGGGAGATGGAGACTCTGAAGGAGTGAAGCAATTGATCGAGAAGTACGGAAAGATAGATGCTGAACTACAGGCTGATCTGGATCGACTCAATGATGCCGGCATCCCTGTGGACGTGGTATTCCGTCAAGGGGTCGATGTACTGGGAATCTAATGATCTCAGCTATCCAATTGCTTGATCTCTGGAGGTAGATTCAACTGGCTTCCAGTAACGTGCGCATCAGGGTGGGCCTCACGCGCACTTCTTAGACAGGCATCCATATGCGCTCCTATGACCTGCATACAGTATGAATAGGCATCCGGATGATCAGCACTATTGAAGCTCATGATGAGTTCATCCATTTTGATCGTTCGCTCTCTTCCTTTTTCCTCGATGTGTTTCTCGGTACTTACTTTCAAACGGTAATTCCTAACGCTCTTCAATATTCTAGGAGGGGCACTGAGTTCGACCTTGGTGCTGATGGTCACCTGTTTTTTAGGACTGATCCAATGGGAGAGGAAAATGAACAGTCCATAGGCCACGATGAAGCCTACAATGGCCCACATAGCCCAAGCCACATCTATTTCAAATCGGAAGACACCTAGTAAGGATGTCGTAATGAGCAAGACCAGGATAATGATCCCGATCCAGAGTTTCTTCTTTAATCCGCTTAACACTGCCGGCAAATTTAACCCAAGGTCACTGGAAGGGGGGCTCTAGCTAAGTCCTTTTTATCCAGTCGGTTGCGCACTAAACGTCAGTCAGACACTTACTAATTAGTGCTGTAAAAGGCCTTTTCGCCCTAGACCTTTGGCTAAATTTGGCCTTTCTTAATAGCACAAGACATGCAAGAAACAAATGGAAGTAAAGAGGCGATCGACCTCAGTTCCATCGGATTTGAAGGAGTAGGAAAAATCCATTATAATCTCTCACCATCTCGACTTTCTGAG includes these proteins:
- the uvrB gene encoding excinuclease ABC subunit UvrB produces the protein MDFKLKSPFSPTGDQPQAIDQLVEGAKEGSRYQTLMGVTGSGKTFTMANVIERLNRPTLILSHNKTLAAQLYSEFKEFFPDNLVEYFVSYYDYYQPEAFLPTTNTYIEKDLSINEEIEKLRLSTTSSLLSGRRDIIVVASVSCIYGIGNPTEFYKNVIKLQVGQKISRNMFLNHLVTSLYSRNDHAPERGNFRVKGDVVDIFLAYADHAIKILFWDDEIEAIEAFDIETRNKLYELKEVQIYPANIFVTTRKTQNEAIWEIQQDMVKQVDYFKEIGKPLEAKRLQERTEYDIEMMRELGYCSGIENYSRYFDKREPGQRPFCIIDYFPDDFMFFMDESHVTNSQIKAMYGGDRSRKVNLVEHGFRLPAAMDNRPLKYEEFESLIPQWIFVSATPGDYELEKSEGVVVEQIIRPTGLLDPRIEVRPTQNQVDDLMHEIQLRTERDERVLCTTLTKRMAEELTKYLDRHGVRTRYIHSDVDTIDRIEIIRELRLGQFDVLVGVNLLREGLDLPEVSLVAILDADKEGFLRSERSLVQTVGRAARNINGMVIMYADKVTDSMRLTIEQTERRRTIQMQYNEEHGITPQQISRSKEEIMRKTMVANNQKSRKRYAQDEEIRLAAEVEVDYSDKGSLEAAIANTKAQMQAAAKDLDFIEAARLRDLMRSMQQELEKQH
- a CDS encoding trypsin-like peptidase domain-containing protein — protein: MKKHLLTFSILCIGLGLSAQIEHGGSPLAIQSKAIQSQVPVYATPAVDMETVRAQDEVTDQYKETMYRFGIDHEVDIDFFEFSSAQIHKGTEIRRMGIRCPEALSVNFLVDDFHLPEGAQVFVYSADGKEVKGAFTYENNRESGIFPVGLIGGEEIVIEYIAPLATTGASFHISQITHGYRSVLGYWDVKKGPFGSSGPCNINVNCPEGLPWVNQKRATVIIVQGGGVCSGSMVNNVNQDETPLFMTANHCLGNPSNWMYYFNHESATCTGSTGPTNQSISGGSLLASGNNADFALIELNSNIPASYEPCFTGYDATDIQNVTSAVGVHHPGGDVKKICFENNAPFHQNVNFNGNPQTRMWYINQWEDGVTEPGSSGSPLFNQDGRVIGVLSGGAAACNGTVNNGLYDFYGRVGEAWDGTSSTSRLKDHLDPGNTNTLITDMYCPYDVIYANDAASQGILDIPELICDLEPFFPTFILRNAGSEALTSATISSTYNGVAQADFNWVGNLAQGETANLTMAEFTPTSGTNTIEISVSQPNGVSDENNANDMTTASITSAEEADNVWTVLIETDDYGYETYWEIRSVDSGVLVAAGGNTDVGPNGGGAQSAGPGDPGAYANNTIYDEEVIIPDNGCYEFLIVDDYGDGICCGFGEGSFSVTDGGGNVILAGGEFSSTESAARSVTATGIVENSLNQVM
- a CDS encoding DUF368 domain-containing protein, whose protein sequence is MESFSNKLSVFFKGMAMGAADVIPGVSGGTIAFITGIYQELVDSIGRLDQESLKVLFKKGPLPFYRHINGPFLLSLGLGIILSIVALAKFISTLLAEQPVLVWSFFFGLIIASAVYIGKDIKWTRPAELITFIVGACIAYVITTLTPSGGEVGLLYVFMSGAIAISAMILPGISGSFILLLLGSYATVLGAIGDLFDDLVAHGKIIVVFAAGALIGLIGFSKILRYLFKSHYRITIAMLTGFMLGSLAKVWPWKETLSTRINSKGEEVPLLQDNIWPTTYAEIGIGEPLLLPAIGMFLLGLAIVYLLSRMDHITSPEDGPDPAV
- a CDS encoding tetratricopeptide repeat protein, translated to MENQFEDQNDDYEGLPSSPVVQRYIRLLKEKRDEFFDVEEFQSIIDHYVNLFDLEEASLAIEKGLVQHPESFDLSLRKAHIALLSGNIEDCLRVISSFELLHPNDEELMALKIEAYTYRGDHDKAIVLIENLLNSSGVRDRVKLNIQLAEQYTHKSNLLEAIAAWKNAIAADPQLELAHLELRQAFIKADIVEEGIRYFRKRTDEHPYSFPAWLELAECYLHHGEVDRALSAFDYALAIDEDHIIALAGKGSAFFHNDDYPSSLEVFKQLNGILPDDPTVICSIGECYEQLEEYPLANDYFLKALDISPEHIEARLGHAIVSEHLDDSGKALSQMETVVGLEPDNAEYWYIFAELLSRNDRFEKSQLCFERSLQLSDKKLEYRLGQIDALIRAGELETALDKVQVCFEDEGDQPIIYHRGIKVLYELGQRTECLVLLEMMLERHEPTEELRSYYPDIFEDSQAIELLDCDRHE
- a CDS encoding NAD(P)/FAD-dependent oxidoreductase, yielding MLVKKIPVCIIGGGPSGLMAASHMAEMGISSLILEAQTMPRDKVCADIITSKAIREIERAAPGIIEKWVTTGKARAIWSTRVHTEEHQLDIPFKGLDENPHTPSCYAISRSDMDRDLWNRVSDQEYVTAFDGVRMTGRKFQNGRHTIFTDKGGTYMAEHCVLAYGGIKDPRPDGQDTSSRHEAVGIRAYFRGLKGLDADRCHLFLSKKWMPGGLYIAPLTQGVFNVNMVIRKDRMQKGRLNLRSELESAIDQDERLKDIFSDAHVESQVRGARLPLATMRRESIQDGALLTGDAAGLIDLISANGIPQAMISGRLSAGFVKNRVSGMSMNQAASCYAKELMEAIAPDIALGKSLSYPLGSRWFCSWMLNILGRSAHALSQRENGLEEVLYSDRPFQELVRQLNPLIDHSRTVNRNPFL
- a CDS encoding shikimate dehydrogenase, producing MTGVSKYGLIGRNLEYSFSPTFFNSAFEQAGMACIYDLIDVASLEELDDTLLKGYAGLNVTIPYKESILQRMDELSPEAEAIGAVNCIQMIEDRLVGHNTDIIGFRDSLRPILKSTHHKALILGTGGASKAIAYVLQNMGIEFLKVSRNPEKGDVTYKDLNDKALRYFPLIINTTPSGTFPNVEDAPPIPFEHLGPWNLVYDLIYNPEETLLLSKAKECGALTINGQRMLEGQAIASWKIWTGTDWIGSGEPSV
- a CDS encoding phosphosulfolactate synthase, with the translated sequence MSQSLPHVPNRFRKPRKRGLTMVMDKGLSVREAEDMISSCGELVDLVKFGFGTSYVTQDLDRKIAIYKEAGCRVYLGGTLFEAYLIRGMVNEYRDFCIKHEIDTVEISDGSISISHQRKCKLIKEFSKDFTVLSEVGSKEEGIFISPQKWISMMNKELEAGSWKVIAEARESGTVGIYRPNGTAHSVLVNKILNKVPKKDILWEAPQKAQQVWFIKLLGANVNLGNIAPNEVIPCECLRLGLRGDTFFSYLPADIGTGSAVK